The following coding sequences lie in one Candidatus Rokuibacteriota bacterium genomic window:
- a CDS encoding methyltransferase domain-containing protein, protein MGSELEKRQVKRAYALYSPVYDLLFDWIFHPGREAAVRLLAIQPGDRILEVGIGTGLNLRLYPPHCQLVGIDLSERMLEKAQAKIEELRLGNVTLKVMDAGATDFADNEFDRAVATYVISAVPDPITVLREMRRVVKPGGTLVILNHFRSEKPLIGSLEDLVAPVCARLGWKSNLALGPLLREVGLTPELVATVNLFNGWRLIRCVNRK, encoded by the coding sequence GTGGGCTCGGAGCTCGAGAAGAGGCAGGTCAAGCGCGCCTACGCGCTCTACTCTCCGGTCTACGACCTTCTGTTCGACTGGATCTTCCACCCGGGCCGCGAGGCCGCGGTCAGGCTCCTCGCCATCCAGCCCGGGGATCGGATCCTGGAGGTCGGCATCGGGACCGGCCTCAATCTCCGGCTCTATCCGCCGCACTGTCAGCTCGTCGGCATCGACCTGTCCGAACGGATGCTGGAGAAGGCCCAGGCGAAGATCGAGGAGCTCCGGCTCGGCAACGTCACGCTCAAGGTGATGGACGCCGGGGCGACGGACTTCGCCGACAACGAGTTCGACCGCGCGGTCGCCACCTACGTCATCAGCGCGGTTCCGGACCCGATCACGGTCCTGCGCGAGATGCGCCGGGTCGTCAAGCCCGGCGGGACGCTCGTCATCCTCAACCATTTCCGGAGCGAAAAGCCCCTGATCGGCTCGCTCGAGGACCTGGTCGCTCCCGTCTGCGCACGCCTGGGCTGGAAGTCCAACCTGGCGCTGGGGCCACTGCTCCGGGAGGTCGGCCTGACTCCCGAGCTGGTCGCCACGGTGAACCTCTTCAACGGCTGGCGCCTGATCCGCTGCGTCAACCGCAAGTAG
- a CDS encoding LapA family protein produces MPLVYLLVAALAIAVAVFALQNADRVTVSFLAWKIEGAPLAGVILVSLAVGGLLVSLVGLVQRWKLRAQIRQLEARLRTPEPPRPVT; encoded by the coding sequence GTGCCGCTGGTCTATCTGCTCGTCGCCGCGCTGGCCATCGCGGTGGCGGTCTTCGCCCTTCAGAACGCCGACCGCGTAACCGTCAGCTTCCTGGCGTGGAAGATCGAGGGCGCACCGCTGGCCGGGGTGATTCTCGTGTCCTTGGCTGTCGGGGGCCTCCTGGTGAGCCTCGTCGGCCTGGTTCAGCGCTGGAAGCTCCGCGCCCAGATCCGCCAGCTCGAGGCCCGGCTGCGGACCCCCGAGCCACCCAGACCCGTGACCTGA
- a CDS encoding VOC family protein, with amino-acid sequence MNRRVRALGETVLRVKNLSAVKRFYTDIIGLDILQEFERIAFLKVSDGYGGHTQIIGLFHESLPAPFPKDPREPVRLEQTSLHHFALEIDKSDFDAELGRLRGLGVDVTTFEHRWCHWRSLYVRDPEGNILELVCYDESIQ; translated from the coding sequence ATGAATAGGCGAGTAAGAGCTCTGGGAGAAACCGTCTTACGCGTCAAGAACCTTTCGGCCGTCAAGCGCTTCTACACCGATATCATCGGCCTCGATATCCTCCAAGAGTTCGAACGAATCGCCTTCTTGAAGGTTTCAGACGGCTACGGCGGCCACACTCAGATCATCGGGCTCTTCCATGAATCTTTGCCTGCGCCATTCCCGAAGGACCCACGCGAACCGGTTCGTCTTGAGCAGACATCCCTTCACCACTTCGCACTCGAGATAGATAAGAGCGACTTCGACGCCGAGCTAGGCCGCCTTCGGGGCCTTGGCGTCGATGTCACGACATTCGAACATCGATGGTGTCACTGGCGATCGCTGTACGTGCGAGACCCGGAAGGGAACATCTTAGAGCTCGTGTGCTACGACGAGTCCATCCAGTAA
- a CDS encoding type II toxin-antitoxin system RelE/ParE family toxin: MCREIFLAPEAVEDFEAVRAYDRAMLREAIETHLRHEPTKTSKRRIRRLRGIRRPQYRLRVGEIRVFYDVTDREVEILAIVPKKEAAAWLERYGQSDKTKGEDEEAE; the protein is encoded by the coding sequence ATGTGTCGAGAGATCTTCCTCGCGCCCGAGGCGGTGGAGGACTTCGAGGCAGTGAGGGCGTATGACCGCGCAATGTTGCGTGAAGCCATCGAGACGCACCTCCGCCATGAACCCACGAAGACGAGCAAGCGTCGAATCAGGCGGCTGCGTGGGATACGGCGGCCGCAATATCGATTGCGCGTCGGCGAGATCCGGGTCTTCTACGACGTGACCGACAGAGAGGTGGAGATTCTGGCTATAGTGCCGAAGAAAGAGGCTGCGGCGTGGCTTGAGCGCTACGGGCAGTCGGACAAGACCAAGGGGGAAGACGAGGAAGCAGAATGA
- a CDS encoding type II toxin-antitoxin system HicA family toxin: protein MPLPVVSGAKAVKAFERAGWVVARRKGSHIILKKPATFYTLSVPDHDELDPGTLRSLIRKAGLTVEEFAALLD from the coding sequence ATGCCATTGCCCGTCGTCTCCGGGGCGAAAGCCGTCAAGGCGTTTGAGCGAGCCGGATGGGTGGTTGCCCGCCGGAAGGGCAGCCACATCATCCTGAAGAAACCGGCGACCTTCTACACCCTCTCCGTTCCAGACCACGACGAACTCGATCCCGGAACTCTGCGATCCCTGATTCGGAAGGCTGGGCTGACTGTCGAGGAGTTCGCCGCGCTGCTCGATTGA
- a CDS encoding type II toxin-antitoxin system Phd/YefM family antitoxin, whose amino-acid sequence MKRVALSEVKDDLSRYLRLAAKEELVITRHGRAAGVLIGFESEEDWFDYRLESDPRFLNRIAVARASLQAGRGVRLEDVDAPSNKGAPPNRGHRRVRPKRARSRSGRGG is encoded by the coding sequence ATGAAGAGGGTTGCCTTGTCGGAAGTCAAGGATGATCTGTCGCGTTACCTTCGGCTGGCCGCGAAGGAAGAGCTTGTCATTACCCGTCACGGGAGGGCAGCGGGGGTGCTGATCGGGTTTGAGTCGGAAGAAGACTGGTTTGACTACCGCCTTGAAAGCGATCCCCGGTTCTTGAACCGCATCGCCGTGGCTAGGGCCAGCCTCCAAGCGGGGCGTGGCGTGCGTTTGGAAGATGTAGACGCCCCGTCTAACAAGGGCGCTCCACCCAACCGCGGCCATCGACGCGTTCGGCCCAAGCGGGCACGGTCGCGGTCTGGCCGCGGCGGGTGA
- a CDS encoding HNH endonuclease has translation MRRKTGSRCHVCGGPLGPKWSADHVRPRARGGRDAENNYLPACGTCNGTRWHRPSGVIRRVLRLGTYLLPEIRKKTKLGKAVLEHYRQRRRRNKARRGRSRR, from the coding sequence GTGCGGCGTAAGACCGGGAGCCGGTGTCACGTCTGCGGAGGCCCCCTCGGGCCAAAGTGGTCTGCAGACCACGTGCGCCCACGGGCCCGTGGGGGAAGGGACGCCGAGAACAACTACCTGCCAGCATGCGGGACTTGCAACGGAACGCGGTGGCACCGCCCTTCCGGCGTCATCCGGCGCGTTCTTCGGCTTGGGACTTACCTCCTTCCCGAGATCCGCAAGAAGACTAAGCTCGGCAAGGCGGTCCTCGAGCACTACCGCCAGCGGCGGCGCCGGAACAAGGCGCGGAGAGGACGGTCACGCAGATGA
- a CDS encoding cation:proton antiporter, whose product MIPRGEVGLIFAEVGLANGVIEASLYAALVAMVMVTTFVAPLWLKALYRTSPGRGG is encoded by the coding sequence ATGATCCCGCGCGGTGAGGTCGGGCTGATCTTCGCGGAGGTCGGGCTGGCCAACGGCGTGATCGAGGCGAGCCTCTACGCGGCGCTCGTCGCCATGGTCATGGTCACGACTTTCGTCGCCCCGCTCTGGCTCAAGGCTCTCTACCGAACGTCGCCCGGGCGCGGCGGTTGA
- a CDS encoding tyrosine-type recombinase/integrase has protein sequence MVRADRPGPRRRPDGGGQCPASSLTPHCLRHTYASLLLQAGVSPVYVQRWLGHSSIKLTVDTYGKWLPIGNKGAVDRLDDASRSKMVATKGGVRAGDLEVLDASRDILGGRADGVTTCG, from the coding sequence CTGGTTCGAGCTGACCGCCCAGGGCCCCGACGCCGACCGGACGGAGGTGGACAGTGTCCTGCCTCTTCACTCACGCCCCACTGCCTCCGGCATACCTACGCCTCGCTCTTACTGCAGGCCGGAGTGAGCCCGGTCTATGTCCAGCGCTGGCTCGGGCACTCCTCGATCAAGCTCACCGTGGACACCTACGGCAAGTGGCTCCCGATCGGGAATAAGGGAGCCGTGGACAGGCTGGACGACGCGAGTCGTAGCAAAATGGTGGCAACCAAGGGAGGAGTCAGGGCAGGTGATCTGGAAGTGCTTGATGCCTCGCGCGATATTCTCGGGGGACGCGCCGACGGTGTGACTACTTGCGGTTGA
- a CDS encoding bifunctional oligoribonuclease/PAP phosphatase NrnA, whose amino-acid sequence MRPLLICPDDFLAQLLRGASLPGEPPLFVVRASAARARIARRGGHALAGDLEEPAVYRRAFKSGAEPALLAGPADRLPRMLAALRAVAPHAPVLVLTDDAAPLNGNPAGVTTLPLAAFAERVIQPELERATLRARVERIRQHFESAERVLIMMQDDPDPDAIASALALRTLLGRNKASAPIATFGTITRPENLALCKLLEIEVEEIQSRALDAYDRVAMVDTQPGFFEERFDAVDLVIDHHPEDRTVKVLLKDIRPAYGATSTILTEYLRAAEVKVTQRLATALLYGIKADTLHLERGATRADMEAFAFLYLLANHNALRRIERPELPPEALDILAHGLARRQILRGVLFSHLGSVGQGSLIPQFADLFLQVAGIEWSVVSGVVNGELHISVRNVGYVRSAGEVARLAFGDLGLAGGHRAMAKAVIQLKDWRARVGEVSEAALREEIADRFLRALRGPDAE is encoded by the coding sequence ATGCGCCCGCTTCTCATCTGCCCCGACGACTTCCTGGCCCAGCTTCTGCGGGGCGCCTCGCTTCCCGGCGAGCCGCCCCTGTTCGTCGTACGCGCTAGCGCGGCGCGGGCGCGGATCGCGCGCCGGGGGGGCCACGCCCTCGCTGGCGACCTCGAGGAGCCGGCGGTTTACCGGCGGGCCTTTAAGAGCGGCGCCGAGCCCGCGCTGCTCGCGGGGCCAGCCGACCGGCTCCCCCGGATGCTGGCCGCGCTCAGGGCCGTCGCCCCCCACGCGCCTGTGCTGGTCCTCACGGATGACGCAGCGCCCCTGAACGGGAACCCCGCCGGCGTCACCACGCTCCCGCTCGCCGCCTTCGCCGAGCGGGTGATCCAGCCGGAGCTCGAGCGCGCGACGCTCCGGGCCAGGGTGGAGCGCATCCGGCAGCACTTCGAGAGCGCCGAGCGCGTCCTCATCATGATGCAGGACGACCCCGACCCTGACGCCATCGCCTCGGCGCTCGCCCTTCGCACGCTGCTCGGGCGCAACAAGGCCTCGGCGCCTATCGCGACCTTCGGGACCATCACGCGCCCGGAGAACCTGGCCCTCTGCAAGCTGCTGGAGATCGAGGTCGAGGAGATCCAGAGCCGGGCGCTCGACGCGTACGACCGCGTCGCCATGGTCGATACCCAGCCGGGCTTCTTCGAGGAGCGCTTTGACGCCGTGGACCTGGTGATCGACCACCACCCGGAGGACCGGACGGTGAAGGTGCTCCTCAAGGACATCCGGCCGGCTTACGGCGCCACCTCCACCATCCTCACCGAGTACCTGCGCGCCGCCGAGGTCAAGGTGACGCAGCGGCTGGCCACCGCCCTTCTCTATGGCATCAAGGCGGACACGCTCCACCTCGAGCGGGGCGCGACCCGGGCTGACATGGAGGCCTTCGCCTTCCTGTACCTCCTCGCCAACCACAACGCGCTCCGCCGGATCGAGCGGCCCGAGCTCCCGCCGGAAGCGCTGGACATCCTGGCCCACGGCCTGGCCCGTCGTCAGATCCTGCGCGGTGTCCTGTTCTCCCACCTGGGGAGCGTGGGTCAGGGCAGCCTGATCCCCCAGTTCGCGGACCTCTTCCTCCAGGTTGCCGGGATCGAGTGGTCGGTAGTGTCCGGTGTCGTCAACGGGGAGCTTCATATCTCGGTGAGAAACGTCGGGTACGTGAGGAGCGCGGGGGAAGTGGCGCGTCTGGCCTTCGGCGATCTTGGGCTCGCCGGAGGCCATCGGGCGATGGCGAAGGCGGTGATCCAGCTGAAGGACTGGCGGGCCAGGGTCGGGGAGGTCTCCGAGGCCGCGCTCAGGGAGGAAATCGCGGATCGCTTCCTCCGGGCCCTCCGGGGGCCCGATGCCGAGTGA
- the mgtE gene encoding magnesium transporter, whose product MDASNRFDEIVKDLLEGGREERLAQLLEESHSSDVARALRELPAAVQIRLFRLLNREQAGAVLHEMDDQTLLELVRALDEVELSGILDRMPVDNAAEIVDELPDEQAEKVLDLMKEEQAEEVQELLEYGEKTAGRIMSPRIVAVHEEATVAQAIEHVRKTASSEQVFYLYVVDDHDHLVGVVPFRRLITADLATPVKLIREEDVLSVTPDTDQEEVARLVAKYNLVAIPVVDQGRRLLGTITVDDVIDIIQEEATEDIQRLAGVAGDETVFDPPRTVFTKRMVWRLINLATAILAASVIGLFEESIQSLALLAVFMPIVASMGGIGTTQTATVVIRGLALGDMTAGHLRRVLRKEILLGLTTGAANGLLMMAIAYVWRGQFLLSLILGLALLFNMLVAAAVGVLIPLALKTFRIDPAIASSVIITTFTDVFGFFSFLGLATLLMKFLL is encoded by the coding sequence ATGGATGCCTCAAACCGCTTCGACGAGATCGTCAAGGACCTCCTGGAGGGGGGGCGCGAGGAGCGCCTCGCCCAGCTCCTCGAGGAGTCGCACTCCTCCGACGTCGCCCGGGCGCTCCGGGAACTGCCGGCGGCCGTGCAGATCCGGCTCTTCCGCCTGCTGAACCGGGAGCAGGCCGGAGCGGTCCTGCACGAGATGGACGATCAGACGCTCCTGGAGCTCGTGCGGGCGCTGGACGAGGTGGAGCTTTCCGGGATCCTGGACCGGATGCCCGTGGACAACGCCGCCGAGATCGTCGACGAGCTGCCCGACGAGCAGGCCGAGAAGGTCCTCGACCTCATGAAGGAGGAGCAGGCCGAGGAAGTCCAGGAGCTCCTCGAGTACGGTGAGAAGACCGCGGGGCGCATCATGTCCCCACGCATCGTCGCAGTCCACGAGGAGGCGACGGTGGCCCAGGCGATCGAGCACGTGCGCAAGACGGCCTCCAGCGAGCAGGTCTTCTATCTCTACGTGGTGGACGACCACGATCACCTGGTCGGCGTGGTCCCGTTCCGCCGGCTCATCACCGCCGACCTGGCCACGCCGGTGAAGCTGATCCGGGAGGAGGACGTGCTGAGCGTGACGCCGGACACCGACCAGGAGGAGGTGGCCCGGCTCGTGGCGAAGTACAACCTCGTCGCCATCCCCGTGGTGGATCAGGGCCGGCGGCTCCTCGGCACGATCACGGTGGACGACGTCATCGACATCATCCAGGAGGAGGCCACCGAGGACATCCAGCGCCTCGCGGGGGTCGCAGGGGACGAGACCGTCTTCGACCCGCCTCGGACGGTCTTCACCAAGCGCATGGTCTGGCGGCTCATCAACCTGGCCACGGCCATCCTGGCCGCCTCCGTGATCGGGCTCTTCGAGGAGTCGATCCAGTCGCTGGCGCTCCTGGCGGTGTTCATGCCGATCGTGGCCTCCATGGGCGGGATCGGGACCACCCAGACCGCCACCGTCGTGATCCGCGGGCTCGCCCTGGGCGATATGACCGCGGGTCACCTCAGGCGGGTGCTGCGGAAGGAGATCCTGCTGGGCCTCACCACCGGCGCCGCCAACGGCCTGCTGATGATGGCGATCGCCTACGTCTGGCGAGGGCAGTTCCTCCTGAGCTTGATCCTCGGGCTGGCTCTCCTCTTCAATATGCTGGTGGCCGCCGCGGTCGGCGTACTCATCCCGCTGGCGCTCAAGACCTTCCGGATCGACCCCGCGATCGCCTCCAGCGTCATCATCACGACGTTCACCGACGTGTTCGGCTTCTTCTCCTTCCTGGGGCTGGCCACCCTCCTGATGAAGTTCCTGCTGTAG
- a CDS encoding MBL fold metallo-hydrolase yields MAQVFILGAGTPTPTSTRFGSAFAVQVAGEYLMFDCGPAATYKLVKAGIFPTKVDYLFFTHHHFDHDVDYPCFLLCRWDQSIGRENPLRVYGPTLTEIITERILGENGAFVHDWKARVNHPLSQRVHVNRGGTLPRTPPAVRAKDVGPGLVHQGREWLVSAAPAEHVQPWLDSLAYRLDSAEGSVVFTGDTQPCQSVVELARGADMMLCMCWDEQERMIASGEAAGQCGTTGAAEMAREAGVGKLVLVHVGPHLASHGPMEKGIGDVRRVYDGEIVFAEELMSIRL; encoded by the coding sequence ATGGCCCAGGTCTTCATCCTCGGCGCGGGGACGCCGACACCTACATCCACCCGGTTCGGCTCGGCCTTCGCGGTCCAGGTCGCGGGCGAGTACCTGATGTTCGACTGCGGTCCTGCGGCCACCTACAAGCTGGTCAAGGCCGGGATCTTCCCCACCAAGGTGGACTACCTCTTCTTCACCCACCACCACTTCGACCACGACGTGGACTACCCGTGCTTTCTCCTCTGCCGCTGGGACCAGTCGATCGGCAGGGAGAACCCGCTCCGCGTGTACGGCCCGACCCTGACCGAGATCATCACCGAGCGCATCCTGGGCGAGAACGGCGCTTTTGTGCACGACTGGAAGGCCCGCGTGAATCACCCCTTGAGCCAGCGCGTCCACGTCAACCGGGGGGGCACGCTGCCGCGCACACCGCCTGCCGTGCGCGCCAAAGACGTGGGGCCGGGGCTCGTGCACCAGGGACGGGAGTGGCTGGTGAGCGCCGCTCCCGCGGAGCACGTGCAGCCGTGGCTCGACTCCCTGGCCTACCGGCTCGACAGCGCCGAGGGCAGCGTCGTCTTCACCGGGGACACGCAGCCCTGCCAGAGCGTGGTGGAGCTCGCCCGCGGGGCGGACATGATGCTCTGCATGTGCTGGGACGAGCAGGAGCGGATGATCGCCAGCGGTGAGGCCGCGGGCCAGTGCGGTACCACCGGGGCGGCGGAGATGGCGCGCGAGGCGGGCGTCGGGAAGCTGGTCCTGGTGCACGTGGGCCCGCACCTCGCCTCCCACGGCCCCATGGAAAAGGGGATCGGGGACGTCCGGCGAGTCTACGACGGCGAGATCGTCTTCGCCGAGGAGCTGATGTCGATCCGGCTGTAA
- a CDS encoding type II toxin-antitoxin system Phd/YefM family antitoxin, producing MTKVLGVDKARPALGALVDKVVAGGEPVVIAKRTGRLAVLLSYEEFTALKALAEGKAKTRLRQALREIRRAVRKARLPRHLVDEALQATRGLR from the coding sequence ATGACTAAAGTGCTCGGCGTGGACAAGGCGCGACCAGCCCTCGGCGCCCTGGTGGACAAAGTGGTGGCCGGGGGAGAACCGGTGGTCATTGCCAAGCGGACAGGCAGGCTGGCCGTCCTTCTGAGCTATGAGGAGTTCACGGCCCTCAAGGCACTGGCGGAGGGAAAGGCGAAAACGCGCTTGCGCCAAGCCCTCCGGGAGATTCGGCGCGCCGTTCGCAAGGCGCGTCTTCCCCGTCACCTGGTAGATGAGGCCCTGCAGGCGACCCGGGGCCTCAGGTGA
- a CDS encoding putative toxin-antitoxin system toxin component, PIN family, whose protein sequence is MNRAVLDTNTIVSGIGWSGPPRLILDAAIAGAFVLLISADLLEEIRRVLTYPRLRALPPARVREVLALLPLIAQMVEPEGRISVVRQDPADNRVLECALAGEATHIVTGDDHLLALKSFRGVRIVAPAAFLKIVSQQT, encoded by the coding sequence GTGAACCGGGCCGTCCTGGATACCAATACGATCGTTTCCGGGATCGGTTGGAGCGGACCACCCCGCCTAATCCTCGACGCCGCCATCGCCGGCGCCTTCGTCCTCCTGATCAGCGCCGACCTCCTGGAGGAGATCCGCCGCGTCCTGACCTATCCCCGGCTGCGTGCCCTCCCACCGGCCCGGGTTCGAGAGGTGCTGGCGCTCTTGCCGCTCATCGCCCAGATGGTGGAACCGGAGGGGCGAATCAGCGTTGTGCGTCAGGATCCTGCGGACAATCGCGTGCTGGAGTGCGCGCTCGCCGGAGAGGCCACCCATATCGTCACAGGAGACGACCATCTCCTGGCCCTGAAATCGTTCCGCGGCGTACGGATTGTGGCTCCGGCCGCTTTCCTCAAGATCGTCAGCCAGCAGACCTAG